One genomic window of Daphnia pulex isolate KAP4 chromosome 10, ASM2113471v1 includes the following:
- the LOC124204141 gene encoding very long-chain specific acyl-CoA dehydrogenase, mitochondrial-like isoform X1, with amino-acid sequence MLRFGRNLQILSKNLVRENLRLLSSTPQPAPKDVTKKPATEKKLDKKPVKSSSFVMNLFLGSTNTSQVFPYPDALTADQKETLQLLVDPTHKFFVEVNDAALNDREASVPEATTQGLRELGAFGLQAPTEYDGVGLNNTQYARLVEIVGGFDLGVGIFLGAHQSIGFKGITLFGNEEQKKKYLPRVATGEAFAAFCLTEPSSGSDANSIRSRAVLSPDGKHFILNGSKIWISNGGFAEVMTVFAQTPVTDPVTGETKDKVTAFIVERAFGGVTSGPPEKKMGIKCSNTAEVYYDNVPIPVENVLGGVGQGFKVAMNILNNGRFGMAAALSGTMKSSTKAAIQHATARVQFGRRIDSYGTIQEKLARMAMLHYVTESMAYMISSNMDKGSTDFQLEAAISKVFASEAAWTVTDEAIQILGGNGFMTGNGLEKVMRDLRIFRIFEGTNDILRLFVALTGLQFAGGHLRQLQKALKSGNVGVILGEAAKRAKRTVGFSQTNSLAEVHPKLALQGQLTSKAVEGFGITLESLLVKYGKGILDEQFLLNRVASAAIDIYSNVVVLSRATRALNMNIPSASHEEMIARVWCNEALDRIQLNLTAVKSQSQLSNFTAMSQIAKEMCENGGLIQQNPLGI; translated from the exons atgctTCGTTTCGGTCGCAATTTGCAAATTTTATCGAAGAATCTTGTTCGCGAAAACTTGCg gcTACTTTCTTCAACTCCTCAGCCAGCCCCTAAGGATGTCACCAAAAAGCCTGCAACtgaaaagaaacttgacaAGAAACCAGTCAAATCAAGTTCTTTTGTTATGAACTTATTTCTTGGTTCCACCAACACATCACAAGTTTTCCCTTATCCTGATGCTCTTACTGCAGACCAGAAAGAAACTCTGCAGCTTTTAGTTGATCccacacacaaattttttgtaGAGGTCAATGATGCAGCCCTCAATGATCGTGAAGCCTCTGTACCTGAAGCAACAACACAAGGTTTAAGGGAGCTTGGTGCTTTTGGCCTTCAAGCACCTACTGAATATGACGGTGTAGGGTTAAACAACACTCAGTATGCACGCCTAGTTGAAATTGTTGGAGGGTTTGATTTAGGAGTTGGTATCTTTTTAGGAGCCCATCAATCCATTGGTTTCAAA GGCATCACTTTATTTGgaaatgaagaacaaaagaagaaatatttaccAAGAGTTGCCACTGGTGAAGCTTTTGCAGCATTTTGTTTAACAGAACCTTCCAGTGGTAGTGATGCCAACTCCATCAG ATCTCGAGCTGTATTATCCCCTGATGGCAAACACTTTATTCTAAATGGATCGAAAATCTGGATCAGTAACGGCGGATTTGCCGAAGTCATGACCGTTTTTGCCCAAACGCCCGTAACTGACCCCGTCACCGGTGAGACGAAAGACAAGGTGACTGCTTTCATCGTCGAAAGGGCATTCGGTGGTGTTACTTCCGGCCCTCCTGAGAAAAAGATGGGCATCAAGTGTTCCAACACTGCTGAAGTGTACTATGATAATGTACCCATCCCTGTGGAGAACGTGCTTGGAGGAGTTGGGCAGGGTTTTAAG GTGGccatgaatattttaaataacgGCAGATTTGGCATGGCTGCTGCTTTGTCAGGCACCATGAAGTCATCGACCAAAGCTGCAATCCAGCACGCCACTGCTCGCGTTCAGTTTGGCCGCCGCATCGATTCGTACGGAACCATTCAGGAAAA ACTTGCCCGTATGGCTATGCTTCATTATGTTACCGAGTCGATGGCGTACATGATTAGCTCGAACATGGACAAGGGATCTACCGATTTCCAGTTGGAAGCAGCTATTTCCAAAGTGTTCGCGTCAGAAGCAGCATG GACTGTAACTGACGAAGCCATCCAG ATTTTGGGCGGAAATGGATTCATGACTGGCAACGGATTGGAAAAAGTTATGCGTGATTTGAGAATCTTTCGTATTTTTGAAGGAACGAACGACATTCTTCGTCTTTTCGTTGCTCTCACTG GTCTTCAGTTTGCCGGTGGACACTTGAGGCAACTGCAAAAAGCTCTGAAGAGTGGAAACGTCGGTGTTATACTGGGAGAGGCGGCCAAACGCGCAAAGCGAACCGTAGGATTTAGTCAGACCAATTCACTGGCTGAAGTTCATCCTAAACTTGCTCTTCAGGGACAATTGACTTCTAAG GCTGTTGAAGGATTTGGTATAACACTCGAAAGCCTGTTGGTCAAATACGGAAAAGGCATTCTTGATGAACAATTTCTGTTAAATCGTGTTGCGTCTGCTGCAATCGACATTTACTCCAATGTTGTCGTCCTTTCCCGTGCGACACGTGCCCTTAATATGAACATCCCCTCAGCCAGTCACGAAGAAATGATAGCTCGTGTTTGGTGCAATGAA GCATTGGATcgtattcaattgaatttgactgCTGTCAAGTCGCAGTCCCAGCTGAGCAATTTCACCGCAATGAGTCAAATCGCCAAGGAAATGTGTGAGAATGGAGGTTTGATCCAACAAAATCCGCTGGGAATTTAA
- the LOC124204141 gene encoding very long-chain specific acyl-CoA dehydrogenase, mitochondrial-like isoform X2, translating into MKMLRSGRNLQFLSKNLVRENLRLLSSTPQPAPKDVTKKPATEKKLDKKPVKSSSFVMNLFLGSTNTSQVFPYPDALTADQKETLQLLVDPTHKFFVEVNDAALNDREASVPEATTQGLRELGAFGLQAPTEYDGVGLNNTQYARLVEIVGGFDLGVGIFLGAHQSIGFKGITLFGNEEQKKKYLPRVATGEAFAAFCLTEPSSGSDANSIRSRAVLSPDGKHFILNGSKIWISNGGFAEVMTVFAQTPVTDPVTGETKDKVTAFIVERAFGGVTSGPPEKKMGIKCSNTAEVYYDNVPIPVENVLGGVGQGFKVAMNILNNGRFGMAAALSGTMKSSTKAAIQHATARVQFGRRIDSYGTIQEKLARMAMLHYVTESMAYMISSNMDKGSTDFQLEAAISKVFASEAAWTVTDEAIQILGGNGFMTGNGLEKVMRDLRIFRIFEGTNDILRLFVALTGLQFAGGHLRQLQKALKSGNVGVILGEAAKRAKRTVGFSQTNSLAEVHPKLALQGQLTSKAVEGFGITLESLLVKYGKGILDEQFLLNRVASAAIDIYSNVVVLSRATRALNMNIPSASHEEMIARVWCNEALDRIQLNLTAVKSQSQLSNFTAMSQIAKEMCENGGLIQQNPLGI; encoded by the exons atgAAAATGCTTCGCTCCGGTCGCAATTTGCAATTCTTGTCGAAGAATCTTGTTCGCGAAAATTTGAG gcTACTTTCTTCAACTCCTCAGCCAGCCCCTAAGGATGTCACCAAAAAGCCTGCAACtgaaaagaaacttgacaAGAAACCAGTCAAATCAAGTTCTTTTGTTATGAACTTATTTCTTGGTTCCACCAACACATCACAAGTTTTCCCTTATCCTGATGCTCTTACTGCAGACCAGAAAGAAACTCTGCAGCTTTTAGTTGATCccacacacaaattttttgtaGAGGTCAATGATGCAGCCCTCAATGATCGTGAAGCCTCTGTACCTGAAGCAACAACACAAGGTTTAAGGGAGCTTGGTGCTTTTGGCCTTCAAGCACCTACTGAATATGACGGTGTAGGGTTAAACAACACTCAGTATGCACGCCTAGTTGAAATTGTTGGAGGGTTTGATTTAGGAGTTGGTATCTTTTTAGGAGCCCATCAATCCATTGGTTTCAAA GGCATCACTTTATTTGgaaatgaagaacaaaagaagaaatatttaccAAGAGTTGCCACTGGTGAAGCTTTTGCAGCATTTTGTTTAACAGAACCTTCCAGTGGTAGTGATGCCAACTCCATCAG ATCTCGAGCTGTATTATCCCCTGATGGCAAACACTTTATTCTAAATGGATCGAAAATCTGGATCAGTAACGGCGGATTTGCCGAAGTCATGACCGTTTTTGCCCAAACGCCCGTAACTGACCCCGTCACCGGTGAGACGAAAGACAAGGTGACTGCTTTCATCGTCGAAAGGGCATTCGGTGGTGTTACTTCCGGCCCTCCTGAGAAAAAGATGGGCATCAAGTGTTCCAACACTGCTGAAGTGTACTATGATAATGTACCCATCCCTGTGGAGAACGTGCTTGGAGGAGTTGGGCAGGGTTTTAAG GTGGccatgaatattttaaataacgGCAGATTTGGCATGGCTGCTGCTTTGTCAGGCACCATGAAGTCATCGACCAAAGCTGCAATCCAGCACGCCACTGCTCGCGTTCAGTTTGGCCGCCGCATCGATTCGTACGGAACCATTCAGGAAAA ACTTGCCCGTATGGCTATGCTTCATTATGTTACCGAGTCGATGGCGTACATGATTAGCTCGAACATGGACAAGGGATCTACCGATTTCCAGTTGGAAGCAGCTATTTCCAAAGTGTTCGCGTCAGAAGCAGCATG GACTGTAACTGACGAAGCCATCCAG ATTTTGGGCGGAAATGGATTCATGACTGGCAACGGATTGGAAAAAGTTATGCGTGATTTGAGAATCTTTCGTATTTTTGAAGGAACGAACGACATTCTTCGTCTTTTCGTTGCTCTCACTG GTCTTCAGTTTGCCGGTGGACACTTGAGGCAACTGCAAAAAGCTCTGAAGAGTGGAAACGTCGGTGTTATACTGGGAGAGGCGGCCAAACGCGCAAAGCGAACCGTAGGATTTAGTCAGACCAATTCACTGGCTGAAGTTCATCCTAAACTTGCTCTTCAGGGACAATTGACTTCTAAG GCTGTTGAAGGATTTGGTATAACACTCGAAAGCCTGTTGGTCAAATACGGAAAAGGCATTCTTGATGAACAATTTCTGTTAAATCGTGTTGCGTCTGCTGCAATCGACATTTACTCCAATGTTGTCGTCCTTTCCCGTGCGACACGTGCCCTTAATATGAACATCCCCTCAGCCAGTCACGAAGAAATGATAGCTCGTGTTTGGTGCAATGAA GCATTGGATcgtattcaattgaatttgactgCTGTCAAGTCGCAGTCCCAGCTGAGCAATTTCACCGCAATGAGTCAAATCGCCAAGGAAATGTGTGAGAATGGAGGTTTGATCCAACAAAATCCGCTGGGAATTTAA